The Rhinoraja longicauda isolate Sanriku21f chromosome 17, sRhiLon1.1, whole genome shotgun sequence genome includes a region encoding these proteins:
- the uqcc5 gene encoding ubiquinol-cytochrome c reductase complex assembly factor 5 has protein sequence MQQRSRLQRWLSLFPGKKQLGTYRFLPCFFVLGGVMEWIMINVRIGHETFYDVYRRKRSERQYQQKLEDVPAPENQLPTK, from the exons ATGCAGCAGCGCTCCCGGCTCCAGCGCTGGCTGTCTTTATTTCCCGGGAAGAAGCAGTTGGGGACGTACCGCTTCCTTCCGTGTTTCTTTGTGCTGGGCGGTGTGATGGAGTGGATCATGATCAACGTGCGCATCGGCCACGAAACCTTCT ATGATGTGTACCGAAGAAAACGTTCTGAAAGGCAGTACCAGCAGAAATTAGAAGACGTGCCTGCACCTGAAAATCAGCTGCCAACAAAATAA